A stretch of Henckelia pumila isolate YLH828 chromosome 4, ASM3356847v2, whole genome shotgun sequence DNA encodes these proteins:
- the LOC140867235 gene encoding transcription factor bHLH30-like has protein sequence MDFCDNFDGFSDSCFGFQEFSKEGSSLALDGKRGELVKALVKPGRKVNGAEKALLALRNHSDAERRRRERINGHLSTLRGLIPGTAKMDKAALLAEVINRVKELRDHVTEVTKGTLVPTDMDELKVEQEGENDENSFSIRASLCCDFKTELLSDIKEAIEALPLKTVRAEIATLGSRMVNVFVISGCDADEEGSQFLVDSVRKALRSVLDKFYASEEFATNNTMSGKRRRVSLFSSLNSTSYGDIW, from the exons ATGGATTTTTGCGACAACTTTGATGGTTTTTCTGACAGCTGTTTTGGGTTTCAAGAGTTTTCAAAAGAGGGGTCATCATTGGCTTTGGATGGTAAAAGAGGAGAGCTTGTGAAGGCTCTGGTTAAGCCTGGACGAAAGGTGAACGGTGCGGAGAAGGCATTGTTAGCTTTGAGGAACCATAGTGACGCTGAAAGGAGGAGAAGGGAAAGAATAAATGGTCATTTGTCCACTCTAAGGGGTTTAATTCCTGGCACAGCTAAG ATGGACAAAGCAGCATTACTTGCCGAAGTAATCAATCGAGTAAAGGAACTAAGAGACCATGTAACTGAAGTTACCAAAGGTACGCTCGTGCCAACAGACATGGATGAATTGAAAGTAGAGCAAGAAGGCGAGAACGATGAAAATTCCTTTTCTATCCGAGCATCCCTATGTTGTGATTTCAAAACTGAGCTTCTCTCCGACATAAAAGAAGCCATTGAAGCTCTCCCTTTAAAAACAGTAAGAGCAGAGATTGCTACCTTGGGAAGTAGAATGGTGAATGTCTTTGTGATTTCTGGATGCGACGCTGATGAGGAAGGATCCCAATTTCTTGTCGATTCTGTTCGCAAGGCTTTGAGGTCTGTGCTTGATAAATTTTATGCATCAGAAGAATTCGCAACAAACAATACTATGTCTGGTAAAAGGAGGAGAGTTTCATTGTTCAGTTCTTTGAACTCAACTTCTTACGGAGATATATGGTGA
- the LOC140867846 gene encoding ABC transporter G family member 10-like: protein MELLPVKKPYSVHQETSHYKIRTKNLSFTLFPRYGNWLGWKEGSSCNAKHVLKNVNCEAKPGELTAITGPSGAGKTTLLEILAGMIVVPLRVSGQVLVNDLPMDVEHFRRVSGYVTQNEALFPLLTVEETLTYSARLRLKAGADKVRTRVQRLLKELGLEHIAGVRVGSESSRGISGGEKRRVSIGVDLVHNPAVLLLDEPTSGLDSASALHVMMLLKSMAKNQHKTIILTIHQPGFRILELFEKVILLSDGLVLHDGSLHLLEERFNSAGHFIPRHVNVLEFAVDMIGSLKQEENDVKPYEMQDESDCISNTTEGNRMSYCNSPFKEVLILSQRFSKNILRTTQLFAARTIQASLAGIVLGTIFIDAFGASKKTKVQNQLGFFAFSLTFLMSSTTEALPIFLLEKRILMRETSRGAYRVSSYIIANTMVYFQFLLLVSILYATPVYWLVGLRRELDGFLYFFLVVWMVVLMSNSFVACFSALVPNFIMGMSLVSGIMGSFFLFSGYFLSKDAIPKYWKFMQYLSLFKYPFECFMINEYGGEQGKLRCLDIIEGQCIIYGDQFLMRQGLKESQKWNNLGMMLCFIFGYRFVGFLILWYRSYKPTS, encoded by the coding sequence ATGGAGTTGCTGCCTGTGAAGAAACCATATTCTGTTCACCAAGAAACTAGTCACTATAAAATAAGGACTAAAAATTTGTCATTCACCTTGTTTCCAAGATATGGTAATTGGCTTGGGTGGAAAGAGGGCTCAAGCTGCAATGCTAAGCACGTTTTGAAGAACGTAAATTGCGAAGCCAAACCGGGAGAACTTACAGCGATTACTGGTCCAAGTGGAGCTGGAAAAACCACGTTGCTCGAAATCCTGGCCGGGATGATAGTCGTCCCGCTCAGGGTATCAGGTCAGGTTCTTGTCAATGACCTGCCTATGGACGTGGAACATTTTCGTCGAGTGTCGGGTTATGTGACTCAAAATGAAGCTCTCTTTCCACTCCTGACGGTTGAGGAGACGCTAACATACAGTGCACGTCTGAGGCTGAAAGCGGGTGCTGATAAGGTCAGGACTCGAGTCCAAAGGCTGCTGAAGGAACTGGGACTGGAGCACATTGCTGGTGTGCGAGTTGGGAGTGAATCGAGCCGTGGGATTTCGGGGGGTGAGAAGCGTAGAGTGTCGATTGGGGTTGATTTAGTGCATAACCCTGCGGTTCTTCTGCTTGATGAGCCTACTTCAGGGCTCGACTCGGCCTCTGCACTTCATGTCATGATGCTTCTCAAATCCATGGCCAAGAACCAACATAAGACCATAATACTAACCATCCATCAACCTGGATTTCGTATTCTTGAATTGTTCGAGAAAGTTATTCTGTTGTCCGATGGCTTGGTTCTTCATGATGGTTCTTTACATCTCCTAGAGGAACGGTTTAACTCCGCGGGCCATTTCATCCCTCGGCATGTCAATGTGCTTGAATTTGCAGTTGATATGATTGGAAGCCtaaaacaagaagaaaatgACGTCAAACCATATGAAATGCAGGACGAAAGTGATTGTATCTCCAATACTACGGAAGGAAATCGAATGTCTTACTGCAATTCCCCTTTCAAAGAGGTGCTGATTCTCAGCCAGAGATTCTCAAAGAACATTTTAAGAACCACGCAGCTTTTCGCAGCAAGGACGATTCAAGCGTCACTGGCGGGAATCGTGTTAGGGACGATTTTCATCGATGCCTTCGGTGCCTCCAAGAAAACGAAGGTGCAAAACCAATTGGGATTCTTTGCCTTTAGTCTTACATTCTTGATGTCATCAACAACAGAAGCACTTCCGATTTTCTTGCTAGAAAAAAGAATTCTAATGAGAGAGACTTCAAGAGGAGCATACAGAGTATCTTCTTACATCATAGCAAACACCATGGTGTATTTCCAGTTCCTGCTATTAGTCTCTATTCTCTACGCAACTCCCGTGTATTGGCTCGTTGGGTTGAGGCGAGAACTTGATGGATTCCTCTACTTCTTTCTAGTGGTTTGGATGGTTGTCTTGATGTCGAACTCTTTTGTAGCGTGCTTCAGCGCATTGGTGCCAAATTTCATCATGGGAATGTCTCTGGTCTCAGGTATTATGGGGTCATTTTTCCTGTTCTCGGGATACTTTTTATCAAAGGATGCAATACCAAAGTATTGGAAATTCATGCAGTACCTGAGCCTGTTCAAGTATCCATTTGAATGCTTTATGATCAATGAGTATGGAGGAGAACAGGGGAAGCTGAGGTGCTTAGACATAATAGAAGGCCAGTGTATAATTTATGGGGATCAATTCTTGATGAGGCAAGGTTTGAAGGAGTCGCAGAAATGGAATAATTTGGGCATGATGCTGTGTTTCATTTTTGGTTACAGATTCGTAGGTTTTCTGATTCTTTGGTACAGGTCCTACAAGCCCACAAGTTAA
- the LOC140864153 gene encoding uncharacterized protein isoform X2: MDFKGVAWAGEVYQKFEAMCLEVEEVMYQDTVKYVENQAQKVGASVKKFYSEVMQDLLPPSCVDPVKVAAGDLSVNPYAHTDLSKKPKSCLFDGPRELKKIKIEDEIISDTVLPPLCSGVLVQNTSSDLCSSKSKKLGVYRRPIGIKRISQLDRPSKVASPATSLLGLGSSESASRGGSGSHMKASVDMTLKSSSDSVERCDPEQVKESSTSSDAKIKSSVVDKLISAGSARQQKDESECTSSLDTTIKNHLFFEPSPDTRISTCNLGFPVEEVVLSNEDNFDIEVIQNEEVAEPSAETFEAFEGSNLAETCVFVEGGNLDFVSLGNKKHKSYKKKIRDVLSSKLRSTKKEGHKDFGGKQNPEETIHALSMESDRKQKMADHDSLESEWELL; the protein is encoded by the exons ATGGATTTCAAAGGTGTAGCCTGGGCTGGTGAAGTATACCAGAAATTTGAGGCTATGTGTTTGGAGGTAGAAGAGGTTATGTACCAG GATACTGTCAAATATGTGGAAAATCAGGCACAGAAAGTCGGTGCGAGTGTAAAGAAATTCTACTCAGAAGTAATGCAAGATCTACTGCCACCATCTTGTGTAGATCCTGTGAAAGTTGCTGCTGGAGACTTATCTGTGAACCCTTATGCTCACACTGATCTTAGTAAGAAGCCAAAATCGTGCTTATTTGACGGCCCGAGAGAGCTAAAGAAGATAAAAATTGAAGATGAAATCATCTCTGATACAGTTTTGCCTCCTCTCTGCTCTGGAGTTTTGGTTCAGAATACATCCTCTGATTTGTGTTCTTCAAAAAGTAAGAAATTGGGAGTATACCGACGTCCCATTGGAATCAAAAGGATTTCACAGCTTGATCGGCCTTCAAAAGTAGCGAGTCCAGCAACTTCTTTGTTGGGACTTGGTAGCAGTGAGAGTGCATCACGTGGTGGTAGCGGAAGTCATATGAAGGCCTCCGTCgacatgactttaaaatcatCCTCAGACTCTGTCGAAAGATGTGATCCTGAACAAGTAAAAGAAAGTTCGACTTCTTCTGATGCTAAAATCAAGTCCTCTGTTGTGGACAAACTTATATCAGCTGGATCCGCTAGGCAGCAGAAAGACGAGTCCGAGTGTACCTCATCTCTTG ACACAACCATAAAGAATCACTTGTTTTTCGAGCCATCTCCAGATACAAGGATTAGTACTTGCAATCTTGGGTTTCCCGTCGAGGAAGTTGTGCTGTCTAACGAAG ATAACTTTGACATAGAAGTGATCCAGAATGAAGAAGTTGCTGAACCAAGCGCTGAAACTTTCGAGGCTTTTGAAGGGTCGAACTTGGCGGAAACATGCGTTTTCGTTGAAGGTGGCAATCTCGATTTCGTTTCACTAGGAAACAAAAAACACAAGTCGTACAAG AAAAAGATCCGCGACGTCCTTTCATCGAAACTGAGGTCGACGAAGAAAGAAGGGCATAAGGATTTTGGTGGGAAGCAAAATCCAGAGGAGACGATTCATGCTCTTTCTATGGAATCTGACCGGAAACAAAAGATGGCGGATCACGATTCTTTGGAATCTGAGTGGGAGCTCCTGTAG
- the LOC140864153 gene encoding uncharacterized protein isoform X1: MDFKGVAWAGEVYQKFEAMCLEVEEVMYQDTVKYVENQAQKVGASVKKFYSEVMQDLLPPSCVDPVKVAAGDLSVNPYAHTDLSKKPKSCLFDGPRELKKIKIEDEIISDTVLPPLCSGVLVQNTSSDLCSSKSKKLGVYRRPIGIKRISQLDRPSKVASPATSLLGLGSSESASRGGSGSHMKASVDMTLKSSSDSVERCDPEQVKESSTSSDAKIKSSVVDKLISAGSARQQKDESECTSSLGTSVNGTLISQTGLNNTTNDCNTESVGEKVTTSVEDTTIKNHLFFEPSPDTRISTCNLGFPVEEVVLSNEDNFDIEVIQNEEVAEPSAETFEAFEGSNLAETCVFVEGGNLDFVSLGNKKHKSYKKKIRDVLSSKLRSTKKEGHKDFGGKQNPEETIHALSMESDRKQKMADHDSLESEWELL, from the exons ATGGATTTCAAAGGTGTAGCCTGGGCTGGTGAAGTATACCAGAAATTTGAGGCTATGTGTTTGGAGGTAGAAGAGGTTATGTACCAG GATACTGTCAAATATGTGGAAAATCAGGCACAGAAAGTCGGTGCGAGTGTAAAGAAATTCTACTCAGAAGTAATGCAAGATCTACTGCCACCATCTTGTGTAGATCCTGTGAAAGTTGCTGCTGGAGACTTATCTGTGAACCCTTATGCTCACACTGATCTTAGTAAGAAGCCAAAATCGTGCTTATTTGACGGCCCGAGAGAGCTAAAGAAGATAAAAATTGAAGATGAAATCATCTCTGATACAGTTTTGCCTCCTCTCTGCTCTGGAGTTTTGGTTCAGAATACATCCTCTGATTTGTGTTCTTCAAAAAGTAAGAAATTGGGAGTATACCGACGTCCCATTGGAATCAAAAGGATTTCACAGCTTGATCGGCCTTCAAAAGTAGCGAGTCCAGCAACTTCTTTGTTGGGACTTGGTAGCAGTGAGAGTGCATCACGTGGTGGTAGCGGAAGTCATATGAAGGCCTCCGTCgacatgactttaaaatcatCCTCAGACTCTGTCGAAAGATGTGATCCTGAACAAGTAAAAGAAAGTTCGACTTCTTCTGATGCTAAAATCAAGTCCTCTGTTGTGGACAAACTTATATCAGCTGGATCCGCTAGGCAGCAGAAAGACGAGTCCGAGTGTACCTCATCTCTTG GCACATCTGTGAACGGCACTTTAATTTCTCAAACGGGCTTGAATAATACAACTAATGACTGCAACACTGAATCAGTGGGCGAAAAAGTCACGACATCTGTTGAAG ACACAACCATAAAGAATCACTTGTTTTTCGAGCCATCTCCAGATACAAGGATTAGTACTTGCAATCTTGGGTTTCCCGTCGAGGAAGTTGTGCTGTCTAACGAAG ATAACTTTGACATAGAAGTGATCCAGAATGAAGAAGTTGCTGAACCAAGCGCTGAAACTTTCGAGGCTTTTGAAGGGTCGAACTTGGCGGAAACATGCGTTTTCGTTGAAGGTGGCAATCTCGATTTCGTTTCACTAGGAAACAAAAAACACAAGTCGTACAAG AAAAAGATCCGCGACGTCCTTTCATCGAAACTGAGGTCGACGAAGAAAGAAGGGCATAAGGATTTTGGTGGGAAGCAAAATCCAGAGGAGACGATTCATGCTCTTTCTATGGAATCTGACCGGAAACAAAAGATGGCGGATCACGATTCTTTGGAATCTGAGTGGGAGCTCCTGTAG
- the LOC140863968 gene encoding protein trichome birefringence-like 39 yields MVLFLLKALLVAAFLFPHETAAEQYLNTTTTSAAGVGRKLAGGCNIFQGKWVYDASYPLYDFSTCPFIDDEFNCLKYKRPDRAYLKYRWQPFSCNLPNFNGVSFLEKWRGKKIMFVGDSLSFNMWQSLSCMIHSWLPNAKTSLIRREALTQLTFLDYGVNLLIYRTQYLVDLESQQVGLVLKLDSIKNGDAWRGMDVLIFNSWHWWTHTGSSQPWDYMEEGGKYVKDMNRLIAYYKGMTTWARWINKNIDPSKTKVFFQGISPVHYVGKDWNEPSKTCVGQTQPFFGVKYPAGTPMAAVVLNKVLSRIKKPVYLLDITLLSQYRKDAHPVYYGLHNGLDCSHWCVPGLPDTWNLLLYTALFT; encoded by the exons ATGGTCTTGTTTCTACTAAAAGCCCTGTTGGTAGCAGCTTTCTTGTTTCCACATGAGACAGCGGCGGAGCAATACCTCAACACCACCACCACCTCCGCCGCCGGAGTGGGCAGAAAGCTGGCCGGAGGGTGCAACATATTCCAGGGAAAATGGGTTTACGATGCCTCCTATCCTCTCTATGACTTCTCCACTTGTCCATTTATAGACGACGAATTCAACTGCCTCAAGTACAAGAGACCTGATCGCGCCTACCTCAAATATAGATGGCAGCCCTTCTCCTGCAACTTACCCAA TTTTAATGGGGTGAGTTTCTTGGAGAAATGGAGGGGGAAGAAGATCATGTTTGTTGGGGATTCACTGAGCTTCAATATGTGGCAGTCTTTGAGTTGCATGATTCATTCATGGCTACCTAATGCTAAGACATCACTCATCAGAAGAGAAGCCCTCACTCAGCTCACTTTTCTG gATTATGGGGTAAATCTGCTAATTTATCGGACTCAATACCTAGTAGACTTGGAGAGCCAACAAGTGGGTCTTGTTCTGAAGCTTGATTCGATTAAAAATGGCGACGCATGGAGAGGTATGGACGTTTTGATTTTCAACTCCTGGCATTGGTGGACTCACACCGGAAGTTCTCAGCC ATGGGATTATATGGAAGAGGGAGGGAAATATGTCAAAGATATGAACCGTTTGATTGCGTATTATAAAGGGATGACAACTTGGGCAAGATGGATCAACAAAAACATTGATCCTTCTAAAACCAAAGTCTTCTTCCAGGGAATTTCCCCCGTGCATTATGT GGGAAAGGATTGGAACGAGCCATCGAAGACGTGTGTAGGGCAAACACAACCATTTTTCGGGGTAAAATACCCAGCAGGAACCCCGATGGCTGCAGTAGTATTGAACAAAGTGCTGAGCCGAATCAAGAAACCTGTGTATTTACTCGATATTACACTACTGTCGCAGTATCGAAAAGACGCGCACCCCGTTTACTATGGGCTGCACAATGGCTTGGATTGCAGCCACTGGTGCGTGCCTGGATTGCCGGATACTTGGAATCTGCTGCTCTACACTGCCCTCTTCACTTGA
- the LOC140864583 gene encoding uncharacterized protein: MFIPFLRFIKQQQSFLHSPLARKTTQKAKIIFDRLTLTMASEQVRRENVADKRNTEVEKVVVPKMRTHFESLAEKAKSPQGSPGSVGSAGKVHQYETLPVGVEETKVEEGKKWGRERRDWEDVEREGEGRQEPSLEDISQLRATAQQNSMEAIRAAEERYEMAKESGAAAVQKTKESAIQGKDNALQGIQRGGQYIADQSRALKDTSFEKGQQAKDYTAQRAVEAKDSVSAKGGALKDTAIEKGQQAKDYTVEKMVGAKDTVASTGQSAAGYTADKAKMAKDTTMDTTRNVASYVGDRAVAAKDATMEGGKGAAGYVGKVAAEAKDQTVAAGWGATHYTLEKVADATKAVAGVTSSVAGYTGEKTVAAKDKVVGAGQTVMDYAAEKLAAAKETVVTSEDKAAEYAGGKKVDAQKDLEEKKASHEMGERGEREAPTEKFFHGGAEDEQMPRPRNGGGGGVFQAIGETLMEIGQTTKDLLVGQYPMQALEQKDRGSKDREGEPYRGAGEEI; encoded by the exons ATGTTCATCCCCTTCCTTCGCTTTATAAAGCAGCAACAGTCTTTTCTCCATTCACCACTCGCAAGAAAAACTACGCAAAAAGCAAAGATAATATTTGATCGTTTGACTTTGACTATGGCTTCGGAGCAAGTGAGAAGGGAAAATGTCGCCGATAAGCGCAACACGGAGGTGGAGAAGGTTGTGGTTCCAAAAATGAGAACCCATTTCGAGTCTCTTGCTGAGAAGGCCAAATCGCCGCAAGGGTCTCCGGGTTCTGTTGGATCAGCGGGAAAAGTGCACCAGTACGAGACTCTTCCTGTTGGAGTTGAGGAAACCAAGGTTGAAGAAGGCAAGAAATGGGGACGTGAAAGGAGGGATTGGGAAGATGTGGAAAGGGAAGGAGAAGGGAGACAAGAGCCGTCGTTGGAGGATATCTCGCAATTGAGGGCTACGGCTCAGCAGAATTCCATGGAGGCGATCAGGGCCGCGGAGGAGCGATATGAGATGGCTAAGGAATCAGGGGCCGCGGCTGTGCAGAAGACCAAAGAATCGGCAATTCAAGGAAAGGACAATGCTCTTCAAGGAATTCAGAGGGGAGGTCAGTATATTGCGGACCAGAGTAGAGCTTTGAAGGACACTTCATTCGAAAAGGGCCAGCAGGCCAAGGATTACACCGCGCAGAGGGCAGTGGAGGCAAAGGATTCTGTCTCAGCAAAAGGTGGTGCTTTGAAGGACACTGCAATCGAAAAGGGCCAGCAGGCTAAGGATTATACAGTGGAAAAGATGGTGGGAGCAAAGGATACTGTTGCCTCGACGGGCCAGTCTGCTGCTGGATACACCGCTGATAAAGCCAAGATGGCAAAAGATACGACAATGGATACCACTAGAAATGTTGCAAGCTATGTTGGAGACAGAGCAGTGGCTGCGAAAGACGCTACAATGGAAGGTGGAAAAGGTGCTGCAGGATATGTTGGGAAAGTAGCCGCAGAGGCAAAGGATCAGACCGTTGCGGCTGGTTGGGGAGCAACCCATTATACTCTGGAGAAGGTGGCGGATGCCACCAAAGCAGTGGCTGGTGTAACATCTAGCGTGGCAGGGTACACAGGGGAGAAAACGGTGGCTGCTAAGGATAAGGTTGTTGGTGCTGGACAGACAGTGATGGACTATGCTGCGGAGAAACTGGCGGCTGCTAAGGAGACGGTGGTGACAAGTGAAGACAAAGCGGCAGAGTATGCTGGTGGAAAGAAGGTAGATGCCCAGAAAGATTTGGAAGAAAAGAAAGCCTCGCACGAGATG GGAGAGAGGGGAGAAAGGGAAGCGCCAACAGAAAAGTTCTTTCATGGGGGAGCTGAAGATGAACAAATGCCAAGGCCGAGGAACGGCGGTGGCGGTGGCGTCTTTCAGGCCATTGGCGAAACTTTAATGGAAATTGGGCAGACAACTAAGGACCTACTTGTCGGCCAGTACCCAATGCAAGCTCTGGAACAGAAGGATCGTGGATCCAAGGATAGAGAAGGTGAGCCATATCGTGGAGCTGGAGAAGAGATTTAG
- the LOC140864584 gene encoding signaling peptide TAXIMIN 1 encodes MCCNGDCRPLGFLLGLPFAFLSLLVSLVGILVWIVGLTLSCICPCCLCVTLLVELALELIKAPIHVMEWFTSKIPC; translated from the exons ATGTGCTGCAATGGGGATTGCAGGCCTTTGGGCTTCTTATTGGGTCTGCCCTTTGCGTTTCTTTCCCTGCTCGTCTCCCTCGTCGGTATACTCGTCTGGATTGTCGG GTTGACTTTGAGCTGCATATGCCCGTGTTGCCTGTGCGTGACGTTGCTGGTGGAGCTGGCGCTGGAGCTCATCAAAGCTCCCATTCATGTGATGGAGTGGTTCACTTCTAAAATCCCTTGCTGA
- the LOC140864667 gene encoding uncharacterized protein, translating into MQLIVSPKINPPLKFFRAISSSTWIEYPPLRSHPQWSGLHHWRRSPLNDHRYWGSNGPIQEPHETETASRSFPAIDSCASLAEMGAAVLSTANPLLKAKLSHLAYAKWREKGLPVGVSDAPLAPARPSRPLLVSPKEIPPPKSSGLPLNAYMLHNLAHVELNAIDLAWDTVVRFSPFMELLGEGFFADFAHVADDESRHFTWCVQRLAELGFSYGDMPAHSFLWRECEKSSGDVTARLAVIPLVQEARGLDAGPRLFKKLIGFGDHRTSDIVAKIADEEVAHVAVGVYWFVSVCERMGRVPCSTFKEILDEYNVELKGPFNHSAREEAGIPQEWYDPPSTATKVEENSKLSEVYDRLSCIISMEQRNSSLDREI; encoded by the exons ATGCAGTTGATAGTGTCTCCAAAAATCAATCCACCCCTCAAATTCTTCCGCGCCATCTCCTCTTCCACTTGGATCGAATACCCACCACTACGCAGCCACCCTCAGTGGTCCGGCCTCCACCACTGGCGGCGCAGCCCACTCAACGATCACCGCTATTGGGGGTCCAATGGTCCAATTCAAGAACCCCATGAAACTGAAACCGCCTCTCGTTCTTTTCCCGCTATCGATTCATGTGCTTCGTTAGCGGAAATGGGTGCGGCGGTTCTTTCCACTGCTAATCCCCTTCTGAAAGCTAAGCTTTCTCATTTGGCTTATGCGAAATGGAGAGAAAAGGGTCTTCCCGTTGGAGTTTCCGATGCACCCCTCGCGCCTGCCCGTCCTTCAAGACCACTTCTG GTTTCCCCTAAAGAAATTCCTCCCCCCAAAAGCTCGGGTTTGCCTCTTAATGCATATATGCTTCATAATCTTGCTCATGTGGAGCTAAATGCTATTGATTTGGCATGGGATACTGTTGTTCGATTTTCTCCATTCATGGAGCTTCTTGGAGAAGGGTTCTTTGCTGATTTTGCTCATGTGGCTGACGACGAGAGCCGGCATTTCACATGGTGTGTACAGAGACTGGCAGAACTTGGATTCAG CTATGGTGACATGCCTGCACATAGTTTTCTATGGAGGGAGTGTGAGAAATCATCGGGTGATGTTACTGCACGGCTTGCAGTGATTCCATTGGTTCAG GAGGCTAGAGGACTAGATGCTGGGCCTCGACTTTTCAAAAAGCTGATAGGCTTCGGAGATCACAGGACCTCAGACATTGTTGCAAAGATAGCGGATGAAGAAGTCGCACATGTAGCAGTAGGTGTTTATTGGTTCGTTTCAGTCTGCGAAAGAATGGGTCGCGTCCCTTGCTCAACTTTCAAAG AAATTCTGGATGAATATAACGTGGAGCTAAAAGGTCCTTTCAACCATTCAGCACGTGAGGAAGCCGGTATTCCACAGGAATG GTATGATCCGCCATCCACTGCGACGAAAGTGGAGGAAAACAGCAAGCTTTCTGAG GTATACGACAGGCTTTCTTGCATAATTTCTATGGAACAAAGAAATTCAAGTTTGGACAGAGAGATATGA